The stretch of DNA GGAGATACAGGACATCATCGGCAGCGAAATCGTGAAGGAGGCCATCATCAACAACTCGGACGTGGTGATGCTGCTGGATCAAAGCAAGTTCAAGGAACGCTTTGACGAAATCCGAAAGATTCTTGGTCTGACCGAGGTGGATTGCAAGAAGATATTTACCATCAACCGCTTGGAGAACAAGGATGGGCGCAGCTTCTTCCGCGAAGTGTTCATCCGCCGGGGGACGACCAGCGGCGTGTATGGCGTGGAAGAGCCGCACGAGTGCTACATGACCTACACGACCGAACGGGCGGAAAAGGAGGCACTGAAGCTTTACAAGAAGGAACTTCGGTGCAGCCACCAGGAAGCTATCGAGGCATATTGCCGGGACTGGGATGCCAGCGGTATCGGGAAGTCCCTGCCTTTTGCACAAAAAGTAAACGAGACGGGGCGTGTGCTCAACCTCCGTCCCGTGTATGAATCCAAATAAGCATTGCAGCCATGAAACGACTACTCCTTATCCTGACCATCGCCTCGGTCGCACTCTGCCAGACGGTTCACGCCCAGTATTACAGCGTGAACTACGACACCCGTACCGTTGCGGCGATGGTGGCCGCCTTCGGTACGGAAGCGGTCGCCGAAGGGTACTACCGGGAGCAGGTCGATGACATCCTCAAGCACTACACGGCAGCGGAGGTCGCTACCGCCGGGATATTCGCGGCCAAGTTCTTGGAGCATAAAGCCCTGAGCGACCTCGGCATCTGGAACAGCCGCACGGAGAACTACTACTACCGGCGCATCTACCGGATGGTGGCGGAGAAAATCATGCCCAAGATATGGGTGGTGGCGAAGCAGATGCTCCATTCGCCGCAAACGGCTATCTATTGGGGCAGTTACCTGATGAAAGTCTGCGACGATACCAAAAGTCTGTGTATGCAGTTCGAGAGCGTGGTGACCAACAGCACGCTGACCTTTTCGGACATCGCCTTTCTCGAAATCAATCCGGAGATTGCCCCCTTGCTAAAGCTCTCCGAAACGGGAAACATCGACTGGCAGCGGATGATGGACAACTTCGCCCACATACCGGGCAACTTCACGCACGAGAACCTGAAAAGCGACCTCGACAACCTTTATAACACGGGTGTCGGCCTTGCAACGGCAGGCATTGCCAATCTCGGTGACGCCCTGTTGCAAAGCAGCTCGTTCCATGACCTGATGGGCGGAAAGGTTGAAGAAATCGGCAACCTGTATGAACACTACGGGAGTCTATTCGAGCAGGCGGAACATGACATCGGCGGCTTGCTGATTGACATGGTGGGTGGTCCGGACAACGTGGCCGGTCTGTTCAACTTCAGCAACTACAACCTCACGGCATGGATGACCGACTACCTGGACGAAGCGATGGGGAACTATTACACGCAGCGGTGGTACATTGCCCGGCGTGACCAAGGGAGCGTATCGCTGTGCGACTACTATCCTCCGACGGACGACAACAGCATCCTGAACGGGGGCGCATGGGTGCGGTTCAACACGAGCGACCCGAATTTCTATCCCAACGCCTCGCAACGGGAACAGGTACTTGCCAACTCGGAAGGATATGCCGGTTGGTCAAGAAACCGCGTGCAGCAGTTGAACAACCAGAACGACGGGTTCAGCTACAGCATCAACTATTGGATGAGTGCCTATATCATCAGCAAGAAAAACAAGCAGACCAAAAAGGCATACGCATACGAAATCCATGTGAGCAAAAGCTGGAATAAGGAAGAAGTTGTCTATGAGGAAGTCTT from Barnesiella propionica encodes:
- a CDS encoding coiled-coil domain-containing protein, producing the protein MKRLLLILTIASVALCQTVHAQYYSVNYDTRTVAAMVAAFGTEAVAEGYYREQVDDILKHYTAAEVATAGIFAAKFLEHKALSDLGIWNSRTENYYYRRIYRMVAEKIMPKIWVVAKQMLHSPQTAIYWGSYLMKVCDDTKSLCMQFESVVTNSTLTFSDIAFLEINPEIAPLLKLSETGNIDWQRMMDNFAHIPGNFTHENLKSDLDNLYNTGVGLATAGIANLGDALLQSSSFHDLMGGKVEEIGNLYEHYGSLFEQAEHDIGGLLIDMVGGPDNVAGLFNFSNYNLTAWMTDYLDEAMGNYYTQRWYIARRDQGSVSLCDYYPPTDDNSILNGGAWVRFNTSDPNFYPNASQREQVLANSEGYAGWSRNRVQQLNNQNDGFSYSINYWMSAYIISKKNKQTKKAYAYEIHVSKSWNKEEVVYEEVFDSYSMDLNTFRAQLNVRLAEFNENEDGYTYYISSGTRNYYQATDAAKLKGCESVTISVTCSDGVTLGQGSTQYKCRKCGSSLNAHTKECAMQTSVTENNLDLSELDALLNEANSQAANLEAQIGTLENENAVLLKKISTASIEDAAAYRQQYNANKTRIDRLKGELAEWKKKQSDYAQAKSEAADDNSVATDDYYRIPAIMQDCKAAYGLTWQDGGSWNGYSYVRKATMPNINGIITFKATVSIARKPKYFLGIKIHRAIIQIQWELTSVYTDTHVADVLTLDPGLSDAEKTKLVNDRIAEIAREHPSCKITTEYARSTPLEETPSGDVYHLLWSSDRLEIAREVDSRITRIYADLVSLEKMMHYKRSILDVMKDVLPGLDTDEGRRLTLVEECHDRWVESARTFRNDGGRNGGKEVRP